A genomic window from Anopheles ziemanni chromosome X, idAnoZiCoDA_A2_x.2, whole genome shotgun sequence includes:
- the LOC131291001 gene encoding rhophilin-2, protein MANEATAEQQGKPDMSFCFMRGSDPRAATCRGKLQSKRCKLNQEINKELRLRAGAENLYKATTNKKLKDTVALELSFVNSNLQLLKEQLSELNSSVEIYQSEGLDYVIPMIPLGLKETKEVNFMEPFSDFILEHYSENSHTYEDAIADITDTRQAAKTPTRDAQGVSLLFRYYNLLYYVERRFFPPDRSLGVYFEWYDSLTGVPSCQRTVAFEKACILFNLAAIYTQIGAKQDRSSEKGLDAAVDNFLRAAGVFRHIFDTFTNAPSMDLKPQVLEVLVALMLAQARECLYEKLLLQLENYGDGPNNAQSHRDLSGEATQLFLEYREIHRIIHSNDAHTYLPECWAGLVPLKSEYYKALAHYHTAKTKTGASASSNDSHGISSEISSSSSGGGSNTSTPARSARQRYALPKDTFIFDEASLESDLEPSAVRRAHLRESLASHEEAQRLQRMCRELKNKIALTKVLNYAHERTSEELEELELERSCALGPADAGLDESDLDLLDVTLNATSKFTITLTGPDFTAHKIEDPFRRLGPIAIFSARRHWTAPRSVRLQKGSAALMLGGGTLDRRQQQSPPYGSSGGSSNGSSSNSSNSTHSSGFQQRCCGECANKTNYYNDSRTCEVCLKDVCNVSEREFRALKLQDDAADQLSQGVDGANSASGGDSDVGSFGFNIRSDAPVMVSTVDINSLADLGGIKEGDFIVELCGVDVKWYTLQQVLKLIRTCGNSLELKVITPMDRNYLKPMALSHCSKGSISTLSGSSSGISSGAPSPTGTTTKSLAKSSRSKLGSKTRLSSFTSGSWNPFRRTQSLGKIF, encoded by the exons GGATCGGATCCGCGGGCGGCAACATGCCGAGGGAAGCTGCAAAGCAAGCGCTGCAAGCTCAACCAGGAAATCAACAAGGAGCTGCGGCTACGGGCGGGTGCCGAAAACCTCTACAAGGCCACCACCAACAAGAAGCTCAAGGACACGGTGGCGCTCGAGCTGAGCTTCGTCAACTCCAACCTGCAGCTGCTGAAGGAGCAGCTCTCCGAGCTGAACTCGTCCGTCGAGATCTACCAGAGCGAGGG CCTTGACTACGTCATACCGATGATTCCGCTCGGGCTGAAGGAAACGAAAGAGGTGAACTTCATGGAGCCATTCTCGGACTTCATCCTGGAGCACTACAGTGAAAACTCTCACACCTACGAAGACGCTATTGCGGACATCACCGACACTAGACAG GCCGCCAAAACGCCAACCCGCGACGCACAGGGCGTGTCCTTGCTGTTCCGCTACTACAACCTGTTGTACTACGTCGAGAGACGCTTCTTCCCGCCGGACCGCAGCCTGGGCGTTTACTTCGAATGGTACGACTCGCTAACCG GTGTGCCCTCGTGCCAACGGACGGTCGCGTTCGAGAAGGCGTGCATCCTGTTCAACCTGGCCGCCATTTACACGCAGATCGGTGCCAAGCAGGACCGCTCGTCGGAGAAGGGTCTGGACGCGGCGGTGGACAACTTCCTGCGGGCGGCCGGCGTCTTCCGCCACATTTTCGACACATTCACCAACGCGCCCTCGATGGACCTGAAGCCACAG GTGCTGGAAGTACTGGTTGCGCTGATGCTAGCTCAAGCGCGCGAATGTCTGTAcgagaagctgctgctgcagctggaaAACTACGGCGACGGACCAAACAACGCACAG AGTCATCGAGATCTGTCCGGCGAGGCAACGCAGCTATTTCTCGAGTACCGGGAGATCCACCGCATCATACACAGCAACGATGCACACACGTACCTGCCCGAGTGCTGGGCCGGGCTGGTTCCGCTTAAGTCGGAGTACTATAAAG CCCTTGCGCACTACCACACGGCGAAAACGAAAACCGGAGCGTCCGCGAGTAGCAACGACAGTCACGGCATCAGCAGCgagatcagcagcagcagcagcggcggcggcagcaacaccagcacgCCAGCCCGAAGTGCCCGGCAGCGATACGCGCTGCCAAAGGACACGTTCATCTTCGACGAGGCATCGCTCGAGTCCGACCTGGAGCCGAGTGCGGTGCGGCGAGCCCATCTGCGCGAGTCGCTCGCCAGCCACGAGGAGGCGCAGCGGCTGCAGCGCATGTGCCGGGAGCTGAAGAACAAGATAGCGCTCACCAAGGTGCTGAACTACGCGCACGAGCGCACGAGCGAGGAGCTGGaggagctggagctggagcgCTCGTGTGCGCTGGGTCCGGCCGACGCCGGGCTCGACGAGTCCGACCTCGACCTGCTCGACGTCACGCTGAACGCCACGTCCAAGTTCACCATCACGCTGACCGGGCCCGACTTTACCGCGCACAAGATCGAGGACCCGTTCCGCCGGCTCGGCCCCATCGCCATCTTCTCCGCCCGGCGCCACTGGACGGCCCCGCGCAGCGTCCGGCTGCAGAAGGGCAGCGCCGCGCTCATGCTCGGCGGTGGCACGCTCGATCGGCGCCAGCAGCAGTCGCCGCCGTACGGCAGCAGCGGCGGGagcagcaacggcagcagcagcaacagcagcaacagcacccaCAGCAGTGGCTTCCAGCAGCGCTGCTGCGGCGAGTGCGCCAACAAGACGAACTACTACAACGACAGCCGGACGTGCGAGGTCTGTCTGAAGGACGTCTGCAACGTGTCGGAGCGCGAGTTCCGAGCGCTCAAGCTGCAGGACGATGCCGCCGACCAGCTGTCACAGGGCGTGGACGGTGCGAACAGTGCATCCGGCGGGGATAGTGACGTCGGCAGTTTCGGCTTCAACATCCGGAGCGACGCGCCCGTCATGGTTTCCACCGTCGACATCAACTCCCTAGCGGAT CTCGGTGGCATCAAGGAGGGCGACTTCATTGTGGAGCTGTGCGGGGTCGACGTCAAATGGTACACGCTGCAGCAGGTGCTGAAGCTCATCCGCACCTGTGGCAACAGTCTCGAGCTCAAGGTGATCACGCCGATGGATCGAAACTACCTGAAGCCGATGGCCCTCAGTCACTGCAGCAAGGGCTCCATCTCGACGCTGTCCGGCAGCTCGTCCGGCATCTCGTCCGGGGCGCCGTCACCGaccggcaccaccaccaagtCGCTCGCCAAATCGTCCCGCTCCAAGCTCGGCTCGAAGACCCGCCTCAGCAGCTTCACCTCCGGCAGCTGGAACCCGTTCCGGCGCACGCAGAGCTTGGGAAAAATCTTCTAG